Within Roseisolibacter agri, the genomic segment CGAGCCGGTCGACGGGGCGGGCATCGCGCGGCGTCGCTTTCGTGTGCGCCGACGGGAGGCCTTCGTGCGGTGGCTGCTGACGTTCGCTGGGGAGGCGCGACCCGTCGCACCGCCGGCACTCGTGGACGCGTACCGCGAGCAGCTGCAGCGGACATGGCGCGTGCATGGAGGAGCCTCGTCCCGCGGTGCCGGTGTGACGGGGGACGCGCCATGATCCCGCCCCACAACCCGCCGGCCCCTCGCACCGGACCGCGTACGGAGGACCGCCGGCGCACGCCGGACACTGCCGCCGCACAGCTGCGCCGCATCCTCGACCTCGTGCCGCACGTGGCCGACGGCGAGCCGCACCCGATCGCGGAGCTCGCCCAGCACGCGGGGGTGGACGAGCGCACGCGGCTGCGGGACCTGCAGTCGCTCTCCTCGCGCTTCGACGCGCCAGGCGGTTTCGTCGACGGGCTCTCGATCTTCGTCGAGACCGAGACCGCCGAGGTGCACACGAACCACTTCCTGCGCCCCATGGGGCTCACGGTGCCGGAGCTCCGCGCGCTCGAGCTGGGACTCGCGGTGCTCGCGGCCGAGCGACCCGCGGAGGGGCAGCGCGCGATCGACGGGGCGCGGGCGCGGCTCCGGGAGGCGCTGGGCACCCGGGCGACAGCGGCGGCGCTCGACGTCTCGACGGCCGGTCCGGCGGCCCCGCTGGACGCCGCGGGCACCGCGACGCTCGCCGTGCTCCGCGAGGCGCGTCTGAACGGCCACAAGGTGCAGCTGGCGTACCGGAAAGCCGAGGTCAGCGACGCATCGGAGCGAATCGTCGCGCCGTATGCGCTCGTGGTCGCGTCGGGCGCCTGGTACCTGGTCGCACGCTGCGAAACGAGCGACGCGCTACGTGTGTTCCGGATCGACCGCGTGGTGTCCGCCGTGGCCCTGGCGGAACCGTTCACCGTACCGGAGTCTTTCGACGTGCGCGCGGTCTTCCGCGAAGGTCGGGCCTTCGTCACCGACGCGCCGCCGGAGACGCTCGTCGTTCGGTACGGGCCGCGCGTCGCGCGCTGGGTGGCGGAGCGCGAGGGTAGGCCGCTGGACGACGATGGGTCGCTGACGCTGGAGCATCCGCTCGCCGACATCAACTGGGCGGTTCGGCACCTCCTCCAGTATGGGCCAGATGTCGAGGTCCTCGGGCCCGACAGCGTGCGCCAGGCCCTCGTGGAACGGGTCGACGCGATGCTCGCCAGTCTGGACGAACCGTGGAGCAGCCCGGGAACGACGCCGGCAGGCGCCACGTGACGGCGCCTGTGCAAGGCGCGCCGACACCGCATCTCCTGACCGTCTGGGATCCGCTGCGGCTGCCGGATTCCATGGAGGCGACCGCGCGCCACCTGTTGGCGCTCGCGCAGGCGCACGCGGCGGGCGAGGGGGCGGACCACGACGAGGATGACGTGTACGTCTGGTGGGGGAAGATGCGCTCGCCGCACCGGCAGCAGCCGCTCCCGCACCTGGCTGAGATCCTGGCCGTGGACGATCATCTGCGCGCTGCCGCTGGGGTGACATCGCCGGGCGACCACGAGGTCTCGCTCGCCCCGGATCGTGAGGTGCAGCTGTACCTCACCGATTACCGGTCGCTCTACGTGGCGCACGTCGGCGAGGTCACACAGGACGATCCCAGGCTCCATCCGGGCGAACGGGCGCATCTGCCAGCCGGCGTCTACACCGATGAGGTGCACTGCGACTGCTGGTTCCTGCTCTTCGACATCCGCCGCGTGGTGCTCGACGACACGCGGGCTGTCGTCGCCGAGCTGCGGAAGCTGCGGAACACGCGCTACGCCGGCCGTCCGGTGTCGCTCTACGGCGGGATGGTGGAGCTGCCGCTGCTCGTCACCCGCGACGATGGGGCACGGTGGTTCGATCACAGCACCCGGCTCCGGTTGACCGAGGGGCGCCCGTGGGTGGAGTTCGACGCGGAGCTCTCGGGCGTAGGTGCGGTCGCGGCGTCGCTTCGGGACGACGTGTTGGGCGAGGCGACCTGGCTGGCGCTCGATCCGGCGGCGCGCCAGTTCGTGGCCACCGCCGAGAAGATCTTCCGCGACCACCGCGCCGACCCGGCATTCGACTTCTCGCCGGTGATCGTCAACCTCGCGAAGGCGTATGAGGTCCACCTCGGGCTCGCCTTCGGGGCCGTGGCACATCGGTTCTCGCCCAGTGCGCGGCGCGTCAACATGGATGGCCGCCCGGTGGACGTATTCGAGCGGCAGGCGCCCAGTCTCGGCGCCCTAGGAAAGGCGCTCGGCGAGAATCTGGACCTCCGCGCGGCGGTGTCGCGCCACGTCGCGAACGCGGCGTGGGTGACGACGAGCCTCCCGCCGATCCTCCGCCAGCTGAGCGAGGCCCGCAACCCGGCGGCGCACAGCGAGCCGGTGACTCGTGAGGACGCCCGGCGCCTGCGCGACGCGCAGCTGGGTGTCGGCAGCGCGGCCATGCTGGACGAGCTCGCGCGGGTCCGGGCACTGACCGGCTGACGCCGGGAGCGGGCGCGGGCGCGGCGATCGACTGTCGGTGGGGTCTCGTATCGTGGGGGCGTCCTCCCACCCCTGGAGAGTCGCTCGTGGAGACTACGCTCGTCGCCGATTACGACCTCGTTCCCGCCCCCGACGGCACCTGTGCCGGCTACGTGGTGCGCGCGCTGCTCACCCTCTCCGCCGACCCGGGCACCGAGCCAGGGCGCGCCGCGCTCAACCTCTCGCTCGTTCTCGATCGCTCCGGCTCCATGAGCGGTGAGCCGCTTCATGCGGCACGGCGGGCCGCCGCCATGCTCGTGCGCCGGTTGCGACCCGAGGACGTGGTCTCGGTGGTGGCCTACGCCGACCAGGTGTCCACGGTTGCGGAGCCGGCGACCGGC encodes:
- a CDS encoding helix-turn-helix transcriptional regulator codes for the protein MIPPHNPPAPRTGPRTEDRRRTPDTAAAQLRRILDLVPHVADGEPHPIAELAQHAGVDERTRLRDLQSLSSRFDAPGGFVDGLSIFVETETAEVHTNHFLRPMGLTVPELRALELGLAVLAAERPAEGQRAIDGARARLREALGTRATAAALDVSTAGPAAPLDAAGTATLAVLREARLNGHKVQLAYRKAEVSDASERIVAPYALVVASGAWYLVARCETSDALRVFRIDRVVSAVALAEPFTVPESFDVRAVFREGRAFVTDAPPETLVVRYGPRVARWVAEREGRPLDDDGSLTLEHPLADINWAVRHLLQYGPDVEVLGPDSVRQALVERVDAMLASLDEPWSSPGTTPAGAT